A portion of the bacterium genome contains these proteins:
- a CDS encoding class I SAM-dependent methyltransferase, producing MTSTINNALWSQYRAFSHHRGRLAAEWLAQHLSLNNAEIADLGCGTGGASLQLARCGCRITAVDIRSEALQLLETQARQEDLPISIHCQDVLEWRARQPLDAILMWDVLEHVADPERLLAQCSRSLKETGLICFSTPNKWSPVHLLCDPHYSLPLISCMQRTTIKKIIVHGLHWVEADKPDIAQLLSWHDLHRMLEKAQLKSRWQIREVATLALAQPQAVWNRTWHLALVRRLCAWNFAGPLVARTPRAPGWLSQWLMPTFYVLACRK from the coding sequence ATGACCAGCACGATCAACAACGCCTTGTGGTCGCAATATCGCGCTTTTTCGCATCACCGTGGCCGTCTGGCGGCCGAATGGCTGGCGCAGCACCTCTCCTTGAACAACGCCGAGATTGCGGATCTGGGTTGCGGGACCGGCGGGGCCAGCCTGCAGCTGGCCCGCTGCGGCTGCCGCATCACGGCAGTGGACATCCGCAGCGAGGCTTTGCAGCTGCTCGAGACCCAGGCACGCCAGGAGGATCTGCCCATTTCGATTCATTGCCAGGATGTGCTGGAGTGGCGGGCCCGACAGCCACTGGACGCTATCCTGATGTGGGATGTGCTTGAACACGTCGCCGACCCCGAGCGCCTGCTTGCGCAGTGCAGCAGGTCGCTCAAGGAAACCGGTTTAATCTGTTTTTCCACGCCCAACAAATGGTCGCCGGTCCATCTCCTATGCGACCCGCACTACAGTCTGCCTCTGATCTCCTGCATGCAGCGGACAACCATAAAAAAGATAATCGTACATGGGCTGCACTGGGTCGAAGCAGACAAACCGGATATCGCCCAGCTGTTGTCGTGGCACGATCTGCACCGCATGCTGGAAAAGGCACAACTGAAATCCAGGTGGCAGATCCGTGAGGTCGCCACCCTGGCCCTAGCCCAGCCGCAAGCCGTGTGGAACCGGACTTGGCATCTTGCTCTGGTGCGTCGTTTGTGCGCCTGGAACTTTGCCGGCCCCCTGGTGGCACGGACACCGCGAGCTCCGGGATGGCTGAGTCAATGGCTGATGCCCACCTTTTACGTGCTGGCCTGCAGGAAATGA
- a CDS encoding radical SAM protein, whose translation MKEVPLFRLLACLTPYRLMNLGQVFISLGISRLSGQPVSWGLPLVLTIEPTNRCNLACPQCSTGAGLLQRPRGDLSLALYRQILQQTQRSLLYLLLYDQGEPLLHADYFEMIRMAKAAKVVVTCSSNGQLLVDFAKARELASSGLDQIILSVDGLEESSYQIYRQSGRLERVVAAIANLRKAREQLGQKTPRICLQFLVMKHNEHEVERVRHTARCWGADRALIKSVQVRSPQDADRFLPLAEKYRRYTSGSSRLTVKSKKSKICDRLWTSCVIHQDGHVVGCCFDKDESVLLGRLTEQPFITIWRGEAFRHFRRRVSGSCKPEICNNCTHGLAIYQ comes from the coding sequence ATGAAAGAAGTGCCGCTTTTCCGTCTCCTGGCCTGCCTTACGCCGTATCGGCTGATGAATCTGGGCCAGGTCTTTATCTCGCTGGGCATCTCCAGGTTGTCAGGCCAGCCGGTCTCCTGGGGTCTTCCGCTGGTATTGACCATTGAACCGACTAATCGATGCAACCTGGCTTGCCCGCAGTGCAGCACCGGCGCCGGCCTGCTGCAACGGCCGCGTGGGGATCTGTCGCTGGCGCTGTACCGACAGATCCTGCAGCAAACGCAGCGATCCCTTCTCTATTTACTGCTCTATGATCAGGGGGAACCGCTGCTGCATGCGGATTATTTTGAGATGATCAGGATGGCCAAAGCGGCCAAGGTGGTGGTCACCTGCAGCAGCAACGGGCAGCTGCTGGTGGATTTTGCTAAAGCCCGTGAACTGGCGTCCAGCGGGCTGGACCAGATCATTCTGTCTGTGGATGGTCTGGAGGAGTCAAGTTATCAAATCTATCGCCAGAGTGGACGGCTCGAGCGGGTGGTTGCAGCCATCGCCAACCTACGCAAAGCCAGGGAGCAACTGGGACAAAAAACACCGCGCATCTGCCTGCAGTTCTTGGTGATGAAGCATAACGAACATGAGGTGGAGCGGGTACGCCACACCGCTCGTTGCTGGGGTGCGGACCGCGCACTAATCAAATCCGTTCAGGTGCGCTCGCCGCAAGATGCCGACCGGTTTTTGCCGCTGGCTGAAAAGTACCGGCGCTACACCTCCGGTTCCAGCCGACTGACCGTTAAAAGCAAAAAGAGTAAAATCTGCGATCGTTTGTGGACCAGCTGCGTTATTCATCAGGACGGCCATGTGGTGGGCTGCTGCTTTGACAAGGATGAGAGTGTGCTTCTCGGCCGTCTGACCGAACAGCCCTTTATCACCATCTGGCGGGGAGAGGCGTTCCGACACTTCCGCCGGCGCGTCTCCGGATCCTGTAAACCTGAAATCTGCAACAACTGTACTCATGGACTGGCCATTTACCAATAA
- a CDS encoding lytic transglycosylase domain-containing protein, which produces MAVKEEKFMRNLRIIIWVLSVLVLVVIAAVGIKYTYNSRYQKKVAELEEVIKSQRSSMNIESLRQYHIVRISAIISQYNRIMSGPMKYDIAREIYDASLLHTSLDVHLVCAIITYETNGTWNPELISSEGAMGLMQVMPITGMCIARSMHLNWVTPDEILLNPIHNIRIGARYLAALIDLYGVDGALAARRVGEWRAALWIKGGHRSGTLPDDVQKYMNDILKQYEALKQFKG; this is translated from the coding sequence ATGGCCGTAAAAGAGGAAAAATTCATGCGCAACCTGCGCATCATCATCTGGGTGCTTTCCGTCCTGGTTCTGGTGGTGATTGCCGCGGTGGGCATTAAATATACCTACAACAGCCGTTATCAGAAAAAAGTGGCGGAGCTGGAAGAGGTGATTAAAAGCCAGCGCTCTTCGATGAACATCGAAAGCCTGCGCCAGTATCATATCGTGCGCATCAGCGCCATCATCTCCCAGTACAACCGCATCATGTCCGGCCCGATGAAATACGACATCGCCCGTGAGATCTATGACGCCAGCCTTTTACACACCAGCCTGGATGTGCATCTGGTCTGCGCCATTATTACCTATGAGACCAATGGAACCTGGAATCCGGAGCTGATCTCCTCGGAGGGCGCCATGGGATTGATGCAGGTGATGCCGATCACCGGCATGTGCATCGCCCGCTCCATGCATCTCAATTGGGTGACGCCGGATGAGATCCTGCTCAATCCGATTCACAACATCCGTATCGGCGCCCGCTATCTGGCCGCGCTGATCGATCTGTATGGCGTGGATGGCGCGCTGGCCGCCCGGCGCGTGGGGGAATGGCGGGCGGCTCTGTGGATTAAAGGCGGCCATCGCAGCGGCACACTGCCGGACGATGTGCAAAAATATATGAATGACATTTTGAAACAGTACGAAGCATTGAAGCAATTTAAGGGCTAG
- a CDS encoding glycosyltransferase: protein MMVLLWLMLLLYGIILVWVVTGVNRKQAAMDNNLDNPPVTVIVAVHNERDRIPLCLQALAKQDYPQYNVLIVDDHSTDGSVAWIQEFIKDQPGWRLLSAVRPQPWKSSKKAALQAAMEQAQTEWLLLTDADCQPGPAWIRTMASRFQGQTSLVVGFSPQTCPSASWWRGFLMADSLAAALVAAGTVGRGRGVTGCGRNLAYRRSAWQRIKGFSHLPDSLSGDDDFMIQRLSQGGGIRYCLSADSVVPAEGPQNWREFIKQKRRHLSAGKHYPLSAQAVYGVYHLLNAGLWAGFSGGILFAPSLMLPFTLKVLLDSLALLSIAWPLRQKLPLVGFLAWQPLFVLYHGWVAWNRWQPPATWR from the coding sequence ATGATGGTTTTGCTATGGTTGATGCTGCTCCTCTATGGAATCATCCTGGTCTGGGTGGTAACCGGGGTCAACCGCAAACAGGCGGCAATGGATAACAACTTGGACAACCCACCTGTTACCGTCATTGTTGCCGTACATAATGAACGAGACCGGATTCCGCTTTGTCTGCAGGCGCTGGCGAAACAGGATTACCCCCAATATAATGTCCTCATCGTAGACGATCATTCCACCGACGGCAGCGTGGCTTGGATTCAAGAGTTCATCAAAGACCAGCCGGGTTGGCGTTTGCTCTCCGCCGTTCGGCCTCAACCATGGAAGAGCTCGAAAAAGGCCGCCCTGCAGGCTGCCATGGAGCAGGCGCAGACTGAATGGTTGTTGTTGACCGATGCCGATTGTCAGCCGGGGCCCGCATGGATCAGAACCATGGCCAGCCGGTTCCAGGGGCAAACCTCTCTGGTCGTCGGCTTTTCTCCACAGACGTGTCCGTCGGCCTCATGGTGGCGCGGCTTTTTGATGGCTGACAGCCTTGCCGCCGCCCTAGTAGCGGCGGGAACTGTCGGACGCGGCAGAGGGGTCACCGGTTGCGGCCGGAATTTGGCCTATCGCCGCTCGGCCTGGCAACGCATTAAGGGCTTTTCCCATTTGCCCGACTCTTTATCGGGCGATGACGATTTCATGATCCAGCGGCTGAGCCAAGGCGGCGGAATCCGCTATTGTCTGTCTGCGGATTCGGTGGTTCCGGCCGAAGGTCCGCAAAACTGGCGAGAATTTATTAAACAGAAAAGACGCCATCTCTCCGCTGGCAAGCACTATCCGCTGTCGGCCCAAGCTGTTTACGGTGTCTATCATCTTCTGAACGCTGGGCTGTGGGCTGGTTTTTCCGGAGGAATTCTTTTCGCTCCCAGCCTGATGCTGCCGTTTACTCTCAAAGTGCTGCTGGACAGCCTCGCCTTGCTCTCCATCGCCTGGCCTTTGCGGCAAAAACTGCCGCTGGTCGGTTTTCTGGCGTGGCAGCCGCTCTTTGTACTCTATCACGGCTGGGTGGCCTGGAATCGCTGGCAGCCGCCGGCAACCTGGCGTTAG
- a CDS encoding RNA-binding transcriptional accessory protein: MGDVSIIAVIAEELSLRWQQVKNTLELLDQDNTVPFIARYRKELTGSLDEERIRAIAERGKYLRTLQERKQTVLRSIEEQGKLTADLAERIQAAVKLQEVEDLYLPYKPKRRTRATTAREKGLEPLAEMIMAQTLETGDPEEIVAPFIDPVKGVLSAKEALAGARDIVAEIVSDDARSRGIVRERTLETGVLKAEAIDPQEPGNYELYKAFGEPVRTVPPHRILAVNRGEREAFLRVWIEAPETEMIAELESLHLHNPLSIFADDLRRAIRDSYHRLIAPAIEREIRTTLTERAGDHAIRVFSANLRALLMGPPMRGQVIMGIDPGFRTGCKVAVIDSTGKYLEGDTIYPHEPQKRWQEAADLLAELITDYNVSIVAIGNGTAGRETEKLVAEVLSKMKGKVSYTIVNEAGASVYSASPVAKKEFPDLEASQRGNISIARRLLDPLSELVKIDPPSLGVGLYQHDVDPAKLAESLDQAVESCVNQVGVDLNTASASLLKYVSGINSRLAEQIVRHREEHGPFTSRAELLQVKGLGEHTFVQAAGFLRIPGAEQFFDSTAVHPEAYDAARCLLQELGLEVKDIQRDGTLLNRHMQQSKQTVSQLSQRCGCGRETLLDIISCLEKPDRDPRDEMPKPILRSDVLSIDDLAVGMVLKGTVRNVVEFGAFVDIGVKEDGLVHLSRMAKKYVKNPLEVVSVGQVVEVKVISLDRDRHRIGLSLVLD, from the coding sequence ATGGGTGACGTCTCGATAATTGCGGTCATCGCAGAGGAGCTGTCCCTGCGATGGCAACAGGTTAAAAACACCCTGGAGCTGTTGGATCAGGACAACACGGTTCCTTTTATCGCGCGATATCGCAAGGAATTGACCGGCAGCCTGGATGAAGAGCGAATCCGGGCGATTGCCGAGCGCGGCAAATACCTGCGCACTTTGCAGGAGCGCAAACAGACAGTGCTCAGAAGCATCGAAGAGCAGGGCAAGCTCACCGCCGATTTGGCGGAACGGATTCAGGCGGCCGTCAAGCTGCAGGAGGTGGAAGATCTGTACCTGCCCTACAAGCCAAAACGGCGCACCCGCGCGACCACCGCGCGGGAAAAAGGTCTGGAGCCGTTGGCGGAGATGATCATGGCGCAGACACTCGAGACGGGTGATCCAGAGGAGATCGTTGCGCCGTTTATCGATCCGGTCAAGGGGGTGCTCTCGGCCAAAGAGGCCTTGGCCGGCGCCCGGGATATCGTGGCGGAAATCGTTTCCGATGATGCCCGGAGCCGCGGGATCGTGCGGGAGCGCACTTTGGAAACCGGTGTGCTCAAAGCCGAAGCGATCGATCCTCAGGAGCCGGGCAATTATGAGCTGTACAAGGCGTTCGGCGAACCGGTCAGAACCGTACCGCCTCATCGCATCTTGGCCGTTAATCGCGGTGAACGGGAGGCTTTTCTCCGAGTCTGGATCGAGGCGCCGGAAACAGAGATGATCGCTGAACTCGAAAGCCTTCATCTCCATAACCCCCTTTCGATTTTCGCCGACGATCTGCGCAGAGCCATCAGAGACAGCTATCATCGCTTGATCGCTCCTGCCATCGAGCGGGAAATCCGCACGACTTTGACCGAACGGGCCGGCGACCACGCGATTCGCGTGTTCAGCGCCAACCTGCGCGCACTGTTGATGGGGCCGCCCATGCGCGGCCAGGTCATCATGGGCATCGATCCCGGTTTTCGCACCGGTTGCAAAGTGGCGGTGATCGACTCGACCGGCAAATACCTGGAAGGCGACACCATCTATCCGCACGAACCGCAAAAACGGTGGCAGGAGGCCGCGGATCTGCTGGCCGAGCTTATCACCGATTATAACGTGTCCATTGTGGCCATCGGCAACGGTACCGCTGGACGGGAGACGGAGAAGCTGGTGGCCGAAGTGTTGTCGAAAATGAAAGGTAAGGTCTCCTACACCATCGTCAATGAGGCGGGCGCTTCGGTCTATTCCGCTTCGCCCGTGGCGAAGAAAGAATTCCCCGATCTGGAGGCATCGCAGCGCGGCAACATCTCCATCGCCCGGCGATTGCTGGACCCTCTCTCCGAACTGGTGAAGATCGATCCCCCATCCCTCGGCGTGGGTCTGTATCAGCATGATGTGGATCCGGCCAAACTCGCCGAATCCTTGGACCAGGCGGTGGAGTCGTGCGTGAATCAGGTGGGCGTGGATCTCAACACCGCCTCAGCCTCTTTGCTCAAGTACGTCTCAGGCATCAACAGTCGTCTGGCGGAGCAGATCGTGCGCCATCGGGAGGAACATGGGCCGTTCACAAGCCGTGCAGAACTCCTACAAGTCAAAGGGCTGGGAGAGCACACGTTCGTTCAAGCAGCAGGATTCCTGCGCATCCCCGGCGCGGAACAGTTCTTTGACTCCACCGCGGTGCATCCGGAGGCCTATGACGCAGCCCGGTGCCTGCTGCAGGAGCTGGGCTTGGAGGTGAAAGACATCCAGCGCGACGGAACTCTGCTGAACCGGCACATGCAACAAAGCAAACAGACCGTGAGCCAGTTGAGCCAACGCTGCGGCTGTGGACGGGAAACACTCCTCGACATCATCAGCTGTCTGGAAAAACCGGATCGCGACCCGCGCGACGAAATGCCCAAACCCATTCTGCGCAGCGATGTGCTCTCCATCGATGATTTGGCCGTCGGCATGGTGCTGAAAGGCACGGTGCGGAATGTGGTGGAGTTCGGCGCCTTTGTAGACATCGGCGTCAAGGAGGACGGGCTGGTGCATCTCAGCCGTATGGCGAAAAAATATGTCAAAAATCCACTGGAGGTGGTCTCCGTCGGCCAGGTGGTTGAGGTCAAGGTGATCAGTCTTGACAGGGATCGCCATCGGATCGGATTGAGCTTGGTTCTGGATTGA
- a CDS encoding capsule assembly Wzi family protein: MISCKKILRLLLWAAAGLLAGTAPSVNVPMDYWGYAFLERMESRGLIFSHQLYVRPLSRVVFADLLRQAAVQAQQKPELFSRTEKKMLDQLQGDFFDELNPAATERSPERHLLTWREKNSRIHVDLHANQTILSNRGHQYQPDALISETSGGGILRGTLNQTVGFYLDARNTLTRGNQKAEEHFDPSQGAPVVIAGSNVYQDQALAYWTWQNTWLRIQAGRDEIAWGPGFHGGLSLSGNSPAAELLRLNAFFRRFSFSYVHAFLRSNVGSKYLAGHRLDFMVKPGLYLGATETVVYGGRDVQFAYLNPIMPIHIAQHHLGDRDNKTMSLDLTCMLWPGLKLYGEYFIDDMTSTESLTRYFGNKFAFLLGGQLINPLRIADTDLRFEYARVEPYVYSHYDSINIYTHYNQLIGHWLGPNADGLFLQLGWQPLRDFRIELSLQQQRKGEGDADTRSRPEQGVEKKFLSGVVERQKIFGINIREQVYRDFFVSVHYQYADVRNVQRRAGMNSFDHSARFELYLNY; encoded by the coding sequence ATGATCAGCTGCAAAAAAATCCTCCGGCTCCTGCTTTGGGCAGCGGCCGGCCTTCTTGCCGGCACCGCACCGTCGGTCAATGTGCCGATGGATTATTGGGGCTATGCCTTTCTGGAGCGCATGGAGAGCAGAGGGCTGATCTTCAGCCATCAACTGTACGTGCGGCCTCTATCAAGAGTAGTGTTCGCCGATCTGCTGCGTCAGGCTGCAGTACAGGCGCAACAAAAGCCGGAGCTGTTCAGTCGAACTGAGAAGAAGATGCTCGATCAGCTGCAGGGCGATTTTTTTGACGAATTGAATCCCGCTGCAACGGAGCGCAGCCCGGAACGCCATCTGCTGACCTGGCGGGAAAAAAACAGCCGAATCCATGTCGACCTGCACGCCAACCAGACGATCCTCTCCAATCGCGGACATCAGTATCAGCCCGACGCGCTGATCTCCGAGACCAGCGGCGGCGGCATCCTTCGCGGCACCCTGAATCAGACGGTGGGCTTTTATCTGGATGCACGCAACACCTTGACGCGCGGCAACCAAAAGGCTGAAGAACATTTCGATCCCTCTCAAGGTGCACCGGTGGTGATCGCTGGTTCCAATGTCTATCAAGATCAAGCGCTGGCCTACTGGACCTGGCAGAACACATGGCTCCGCATTCAGGCCGGGCGGGATGAGATCGCCTGGGGGCCTGGTTTTCACGGCGGCCTTTCGCTTTCCGGGAATTCGCCGGCTGCCGAATTGCTCCGTCTCAACGCTTTCTTTCGCCGCTTCTCGTTCAGCTATGTGCACGCCTTTTTGCGCAGCAACGTGGGGAGCAAGTACCTGGCAGGCCACCGGTTGGATTTCATGGTCAAGCCTGGTCTGTACCTCGGCGCCACCGAGACCGTGGTCTATGGCGGTCGCGATGTGCAATTCGCTTATCTCAATCCCATCATGCCCATTCACATCGCGCAGCATCATCTCGGCGACAGAGACAACAAAACCATGAGCCTGGATCTGACCTGTATGCTATGGCCCGGCTTGAAACTCTACGGTGAATATTTCATCGACGATATGACCAGCACGGAAAGCCTGACCCGCTACTTTGGCAACAAGTTCGCCTTTCTCCTCGGCGGCCAACTCATCAATCCGCTGCGCATCGCTGACACCGATCTGCGCTTCGAATATGCGCGGGTGGAGCCGTATGTATATTCCCATTATGATTCCATCAACATTTATACCCACTATAATCAGCTTATCGGCCACTGGCTGGGTCCTAATGCCGACGGCCTCTTTCTGCAGCTGGGCTGGCAGCCGCTGCGGGATTTTCGCATTGAGCTGTCTTTGCAGCAACAACGCAAAGGCGAAGGCGACGCTGACACGCGCTCCCGCCCTGAGCAGGGCGTAGAAAAAAAATTCCTCAGCGGCGTCGTGGAGAGGCAAAAAATATTCGGCATCAACATCCGTGAACAGGTCTACCGCGATTTTTTTGTCTCCGTGCACTATCAGTACGCCGACGTCCGTAATGTGCAACGCCGGGCAGGAATGAACTCGTTCGATCATTCAGCGCGCTTTGAACTTTACCTCAACTATTAA
- a CDS encoding WbqC family protein has translation MSSGRIRFFFRRHSTINRAAIKTVHGAHWLTIPVLSTGHTGQSIRQTRIQNQEDWRTAHVKTLEINYHLTPWYDAVADKIAAVLQNPWTHLNPYLQHQVAALAPPKPLCAVCSSDLEPHADRTDRVIAWMRQVHADAYLVHAHEVALLDLSRLQQSGLGLYLFRFTAPVYQQAFAGYVPHLAMIDLVCNQGPAGYEFLQRAGHIQSL, from the coding sequence TTGTCATCTGGGCGGATTCGTTTTTTTTTTCGCCGTCACAGCACCATCAACCGCGCGGCGATCAAGACCGTGCACGGCGCCCACTGGCTGACTATCCCGGTGTTGTCAACAGGCCATACCGGCCAATCCATCCGACAGACCAGAATACAGAATCAGGAGGATTGGCGCACCGCCCATGTTAAGACGTTGGAGATCAACTATCACCTCACGCCTTGGTATGATGCTGTGGCCGACAAAATCGCCGCTGTGCTGCAGAATCCCTGGACGCATCTCAATCCCTATCTGCAGCATCAGGTCGCGGCTCTGGCGCCGCCCAAACCGCTCTGCGCCGTGTGCAGCAGCGACCTGGAACCGCACGCCGATCGTACGGATCGAGTGATCGCCTGGATGCGACAGGTGCATGCGGACGCTTATCTGGTGCATGCGCATGAAGTGGCTCTGCTCGACCTGTCGCGTCTGCAGCAAAGCGGACTTGGTCTCTATCTCTTTCGGTTCACCGCGCCGGTCTATCAACAAGCGTTCGCCGGATATGTTCCTCATCTGGCGATGATCGATCTGGTGTGCAACCAGGGTCCGGCGGGCTACGAGTTTTTGCAGCGGGCCGGACATATACAATCCCTGTAA
- a CDS encoding flippase-like domain-containing protein, which translates to MDWPFTNKKKWIGWSKILVALCVLGLLIHRISWIDLRNAVVNAQHGWITAALILLAPNLYCQFKRWQLIVRQFEAAISAKEVVRSLFAGITLGLITPGRIGDLGRTVFIPGADWLGLMGLMLIEKWYALLVVYFAGLWGLLPFLRATLRPELWVPVETTGLALVLAGIALALHPAFLNYVLKRFNSSGKHKRLHQVLNGVTKLTPRVSRSLLFYTVAQVTVYLMQFYLLIRAFTPLPLWSGLSAVAAVMWSKTLLPISLGDLGIRESASIYFLGKLQVSEAAAFDSALLLFAINVLLPAVAGFAVLMKSRVLQSPKDSMQELM; encoded by the coding sequence ATGGACTGGCCATTTACCAATAAAAAAAAATGGATCGGTTGGAGCAAGATCCTGGTCGCGTTGTGCGTGCTGGGGTTGCTGATTCACCGGATCAGTTGGATCGATCTGCGCAATGCGGTGGTGAACGCACAGCACGGCTGGATCACAGCCGCTCTGATTCTTCTGGCGCCCAATCTATACTGCCAGTTCAAACGATGGCAGCTTATCGTAAGACAATTTGAGGCGGCGATCTCTGCAAAAGAAGTTGTCCGCTCGCTGTTTGCCGGCATCACCCTCGGTCTGATCACGCCGGGCCGGATCGGAGATCTGGGCCGCACGGTGTTCATCCCCGGCGCTGACTGGTTGGGCCTGATGGGCCTGATGCTGATCGAAAAATGGTATGCGCTGCTGGTGGTTTATTTCGCCGGCTTGTGGGGCCTGCTCCCCTTTCTGCGCGCCACATTGCGCCCGGAGCTGTGGGTTCCAGTGGAGACCACCGGATTGGCACTGGTACTGGCCGGCATCGCTCTGGCGCTGCATCCTGCCTTTCTCAACTATGTGCTTAAGCGGTTCAACAGCTCCGGCAAACACAAACGACTGCACCAGGTTCTCAACGGCGTCACCAAGTTGACGCCGCGAGTGTCGCGCTCGCTGTTGTTTTACACCGTCGCGCAAGTGACGGTGTATCTGATGCAATTTTATCTGCTCATTCGAGCCTTTACTCCGTTGCCGCTTTGGTCCGGGCTTTCAGCGGTGGCGGCCGTCATGTGGAGTAAAACCCTGCTTCCGATTTCCCTGGGCGATTTGGGCATCCGCGAGAGTGCTTCCATCTATTTCCTCGGCAAACTGCAGGTGTCAGAGGCAGCGGCGTTCGACAGCGCGCTTTTGTTATTCGCCATCAATGTGCTTTTGCCCGCAGTGGCCGGTTTTGCCGTCCTGATGAAGAGCCGTGTGCTGCAGAGCCCAAAGGATTCAATGCAGGAACTTATGTGA
- a CDS encoding glycosyltransferase, translating into MNAAFIYYGLMSLFYGIFALWLWVGLHRLRRQHRTAEQPRVVVIIPARNEAKDLGRCLDALQRQSYPTDRYEILVVDDDSSDDTAAVAQAHGVRCVLSKSLPPGWSPKKAALHLGIQLSRAEIILTTDADCVAPARWIETMISYFTEKVGAVVSWVDIEANGALLSRLEALDAWSFQVVGAAAIGHQRPFLANGANWGYRRALYEQAGGFCGIEAAASGDDDLLLQKMRRRKQRVAFADAPDCRVRTIPCGSLSAFLQQRLRWASKTALYPFSIIVLEGFIYLYNASLLLLGILVFSRPAWLFFFLVKIICDTSLLYRIGTPPGRKNLGDFLLAQWWQVLYTLLVGSLAWRGRFVWKGRRYTRGELDGKKEFEKSGWFDIFNHTQQ; encoded by the coding sequence GTGAACGCGGCATTCATCTACTATGGACTGATGTCGTTGTTCTACGGCATCTTTGCCCTGTGGCTCTGGGTCGGTCTGCACCGACTGCGCCGACAGCATCGCACAGCGGAGCAGCCCCGCGTCGTCGTGATCATCCCTGCGCGCAATGAGGCGAAAGACCTGGGCCGGTGCCTCGACGCCCTGCAGCGACAAAGCTACCCAACCGACCGTTACGAGATCCTGGTAGTGGATGACGATTCGTCCGATGATACAGCGGCTGTGGCTCAGGCCCATGGCGTCCGCTGCGTTTTATCCAAGTCCCTTCCACCAGGATGGTCGCCCAAAAAAGCAGCGCTGCATCTGGGCATTCAACTCAGCCGCGCGGAGATCATTTTGACCACAGATGCGGACTGTGTGGCGCCGGCTCGATGGATTGAAACCATGATCAGCTATTTTACGGAGAAGGTCGGCGCTGTGGTGTCCTGGGTGGATATTGAAGCCAACGGGGCTCTGTTATCCCGGCTGGAGGCCCTGGATGCCTGGTCGTTTCAAGTCGTCGGTGCAGCGGCCATCGGTCATCAACGGCCGTTCCTGGCCAACGGCGCCAATTGGGGCTATCGTCGAGCTCTGTATGAGCAGGCCGGCGGGTTTTGCGGCATCGAGGCAGCGGCTTCCGGTGACGATGATCTGTTGCTGCAGAAAATGCGGCGCCGTAAACAGCGCGTCGCTTTCGCTGACGCGCCGGACTGCCGAGTCCGTACCATCCCTTGCGGCTCTCTGTCCGCTTTTTTACAGCAACGGTTACGCTGGGCATCTAAAACCGCTCTCTATCCATTCTCCATCATTGTGCTGGAAGGGTTTATTTATCTCTATAACGCCTCCCTGCTGCTTCTGGGGATCCTGGTGTTTTCCAGACCGGCCTGGCTCTTTTTTTTCCTGGTTAAAATCATCTGCGATACCAGCCTGTTGTATCGGATCGGCACCCCGCCAGGCCGGAAAAACCTGGGCGATTTTCTCCTGGCGCAATGGTGGCAGGTGCTTTACACGCTTCTGGTCGGCTCGCTGGCCTGGCGCGGACGTTTTGTCTGGAAAGGCCGGCGCTATACTCGCGGCGAGCTGGATGGGAAAAAAGAATTTGAAAAAAGCGGGTGGTTTGATATATTTAATCACACGCAGCAGTGA